A genomic segment from Paenibacillus sp. FSL K6-1096 encodes:
- the tatC gene encoding twin-arginine translocase subunit TatC, which produces MSLEAKEAKEAEEMSLVDHLTELRRRVIYVLVMFVAGLVLGLFAAKPIYLYLISADHAQGFILHAFSFWDGIGMYMKIAMAVSLVFSVPFIAYQLWAFISPGLRPAERSAALRYVPYVFILFILGIAFAYYIVFPMALSFTISITRNMGLEETYGIAEYFNFLFSLVIPLALLFELPLLVMFLTKLRVLNPLRLRRMRRYAYFALVFIAVVITPPDFISDFLVTIPLLVLYEFSVFLSSFVYRRQLAEDAKREARYVMDPKS; this is translated from the coding sequence ATGTCTCTTGAAGCGAAGGAAGCGAAGGAAGCGGAGGAAATGTCCCTGGTCGATCATCTGACCGAGCTGCGCAGGCGGGTCATCTACGTGCTGGTCATGTTCGTAGCCGGGCTTGTACTGGGCTTATTCGCGGCCAAACCGATCTACCTGTATCTGATCAGTGCTGATCATGCGCAAGGCTTCATCCTGCACGCCTTCTCCTTCTGGGATGGCATTGGGATGTATATGAAGATCGCGATGGCGGTCTCGCTGGTATTCTCCGTGCCGTTCATCGCGTACCAGCTTTGGGCGTTCATCAGTCCCGGCCTGCGTCCGGCAGAGCGGAGCGCTGCCCTGCGTTATGTGCCTTATGTGTTCATTCTGTTTATCCTGGGCATCGCTTTTGCCTATTACATAGTGTTCCCGATGGCCTTATCCTTCACCATCTCGATTACGCGGAATATGGGGCTGGAGGAGACCTACGGCATCGCCGAATATTTCAACTTCCTGTTCAGTCTGGTCATTCCGCTGGCCCTGCTCTTCGAGCTGCCGCTGCTCGTGATGTTCCTGACCAAGCTTAGGGTGCTGAACCCACTGCGCCTGCGCCGGATGCGCCGGTATGCTTATTTTGCGCTGGTGTTCATTGCCGTGGTCATTACGCCGCCGGATTTCATCTCCGACTTCCTGGTGACAATTCCGCTGCTGGTGCTGTATGAATTCAGTGTCTTTCTGTCCTCGTTCGTGTACCGCAGGCAATTGGCGGAGGACGCTAAGCGGGAAGCGCGGTATGTGATGGACCCCAAATCTTAG
- a CDS encoding LysR family transcriptional regulator encodes MTIVQLQVFAATAKFNSFTKAAESLAFTQSAVSQMIQSLEKELGILLFNRSRQGIALTRDGERMLKHAELILRTERIMKEEALAAAELQTGNVRIGAAPDIACRFLPALEASFRQSFPKAELVLFEGDSEEINDWITSGIIDIGVTMFPDPGLCTVPLITGEMVVILPEEHPLAQADSLSLEELGEQGFIMPGDSDLQRKLLSRYSCIHVRIEVKDIYTIQAMVKEELGISILPDFYISRRIPKLSVLPLKPAIPQDIVFAWNSKEELPALAREFIRISLEDTSILNRQGKGTISVTAGA; translated from the coding sequence GTGACTATAGTCCAATTACAGGTATTTGCAGCAACCGCTAAGTTCAACAGCTTCACGAAGGCTGCCGAGAGTCTTGCGTTCACCCAATCTGCCGTGTCGCAGATGATTCAGAGTCTTGAAAAGGAGCTGGGTATCTTATTGTTCAACCGCAGCCGTCAGGGCATCGCCCTGACCCGGGACGGGGAACGCATGCTGAAGCATGCAGAGCTGATTCTCCGTACAGAACGGATCATGAAAGAAGAGGCGCTTGCGGCGGCAGAGCTGCAGACCGGTAATGTGCGGATCGGTGCTGCACCGGATATAGCCTGCCGGTTTTTACCGGCGCTTGAGGCGTCGTTTAGGCAATCTTTTCCCAAGGCGGAGCTTGTCCTGTTCGAGGGCGATTCGGAGGAAATCAATGATTGGATCACCAGCGGAATTATTGATATAGGCGTTACCATGTTTCCGGATCCCGGACTATGCACTGTACCACTGATTACAGGCGAGATGGTTGTCATTCTGCCGGAGGAGCACCCGCTGGCCCAAGCAGACTCCCTTAGCCTGGAGGAGCTCGGAGAGCAGGGCTTCATCATGCCCGGGGATTCGGATCTGCAGAGGAAGCTCTTATCCCGGTATTCATGTATCCATGTACGGATAGAGGTTAAGGACATCTACACGATCCAGGCGATGGTTAAAGAGGAGCTGGGAATCTCTATCCTGCCTGATTTTTATATCTCCCGCCGGATTCCGAAGCTATCTGTGCTTCCGCTTAAGCCTGCCATCCCGCAGGATATTGTGTTTGCCTGGAACAGCAAGGAGGAGCTTCCTGCACTAGCCAGGGAGTTTATCAGAATCAGTCTGGAGGATACCTCTATCCTGAACCGCCAGGGCAAGGGGACGATAAGCGTGACAGCGGGGGCATAA
- the groES gene encoding co-chaperone GroES, with the protein MIKPLGERVLVQPSEQQETTSFGIVLPDSSKEKPQEGTVIAVGSGALKDGVRVALEVKEGDRVLFSKYAGTEIKYEGKEYLIMKESDIHAILD; encoded by the coding sequence ATGATTAAACCACTGGGTGAACGCGTTTTGGTACAACCAAGCGAGCAGCAGGAAACCACTTCTTTCGGGATCGTGCTTCCGGACTCTTCCAAAGAGAAACCGCAGGAAGGCACTGTTATCGCTGTAGGCAGCGGAGCACTGAAAGACGGAGTCCGTGTAGCGCTGGAAGTTAAAGAAGGCGACCGTGTGCTTTTCTCGAAATATGCCGGCACTGAAATCAAATACGAAGGCAAAGAATATCTGATTATGAAAGAAAGCGACATCCACGCGATTCTTGACTAA
- the groL gene encoding chaperonin GroEL (60 kDa chaperone family; promotes refolding of misfolded polypeptides especially under stressful conditions; forms two stacked rings of heptamers to form a barrel-shaped 14mer; ends can be capped by GroES; misfolded proteins enter the barrel where they are refolded when GroES binds) encodes MAKEIKFSEDARRSMLRGVDALANAVKVTLGPKGRNVVLEKKFGSPLITNDGVTIAKEIELEDAFENMGAQLVKEVATKTNDVAGDGTTTATVLAQAMIREGLKNVTAGANPMVIRKGIDKAVKTAVAELQKIAKPIEDSQSIAQVAAISAADDEVGQLIAEAMEKVGKDGVITVEESRGFLTELEVVEGMQFDRGYISPYMITDTDKMEAVLENPYILITDKKISSTQEILPLLEKIVQQARPLVIIAEDIEGEAQAMLIVNKLRGTFNAVAVKAPGFGDRREAMLQDIAALTGGQVITEKLGLDLKSTSIEQLGNARQVRVTKENTTIVDGSGDKADINARVSQIRAQLEETTSEFDKEKLQERLAKLAGGVAVVKVGAATETELKERKLRIEDALNATRAAVEEGIVSGGGTALVNVYNAVAGVEVTGDEKTGVNIVLRALEEPIRTIAANAGEEGSVIVDRLKKEAVGIGYNAATGEWVNMFEAGIVDPAKVTRSALQNAASVAAMFLTTEAVIADKPEPEKAGAMPDMGGMGGMGGMM; translated from the coding sequence ATGGCAAAAGAAATTAAGTTCAGTGAAGATGCCCGCCGCTCGATGCTCCGCGGGGTTGATGCTTTGGCAAATGCAGTAAAAGTGACACTGGGTCCAAAAGGCCGCAACGTGGTGCTGGAGAAGAAATTCGGCAGCCCGCTGATCACCAATGACGGTGTAACCATCGCCAAGGAAATCGAACTCGAAGATGCCTTCGAGAACATGGGCGCACAGCTCGTCAAAGAAGTAGCTACCAAAACCAACGATGTAGCCGGTGACGGTACTACAACTGCAACGGTTCTGGCTCAGGCTATGATCCGCGAAGGTCTGAAGAACGTAACCGCAGGCGCTAACCCTATGGTGATCCGCAAAGGGATCGACAAAGCGGTGAAGACAGCTGTTGCTGAACTGCAGAAGATTGCTAAGCCGATCGAGGATTCCCAATCCATTGCGCAGGTTGCGGCAATCTCCGCTGCTGACGATGAAGTGGGCCAACTGATCGCAGAAGCTATGGAAAAAGTGGGCAAAGACGGTGTTATCACTGTTGAAGAATCCCGCGGCTTCCTGACAGAGCTTGAAGTGGTGGAAGGTATGCAGTTCGACCGTGGTTATATCTCCCCTTATATGATCACTGATACTGACAAAATGGAAGCTGTACTGGAGAACCCGTACATCCTGATCACTGACAAGAAGATCAGCAGCACTCAGGAAATCCTGCCATTGCTTGAAAAAATCGTACAGCAGGCCCGTCCGCTGGTCATCATCGCTGAAGATATCGAAGGCGAAGCTCAAGCCATGCTGATCGTGAACAAGCTGCGCGGAACCTTCAACGCTGTTGCCGTGAAAGCTCCTGGCTTCGGTGACCGCCGTGAAGCAATGCTGCAGGATATTGCTGCCCTGACAGGCGGCCAAGTGATCACTGAGAAGCTGGGTCTTGATCTGAAGAGCACTTCCATCGAGCAGCTGGGTAACGCACGTCAAGTACGCGTAACCAAAGAGAACACTACCATTGTAGACGGCAGCGGCGACAAAGCGGACATCAATGCACGCGTCAGCCAAATCCGTGCTCAGCTGGAAGAAACCACTTCCGAATTCGACAAAGAAAAACTGCAGGAGCGTCTGGCTAAACTGGCTGGCGGCGTAGCCGTTGTCAAAGTCGGCGCTGCTACTGAAACAGAACTTAAAGAGCGCAAGCTCCGCATCGAAGATGCCCTGAACGCAACCCGCGCTGCGGTTGAAGAAGGTATCGTATCCGGTGGGGGTACAGCCCTTGTGAACGTATATAACGCTGTTGCTGGTGTAGAAGTAACCGGCGACGAGAAAACAGGCGTGAACATTGTTCTCCGCGCTCTGGAAGAGCCAATCCGCACCATTGCAGCAAATGCCGGTGAAGAAGGCTCCGTCATCGTGGACCGCCTGAAGAAAGAAGCCGTAGGCATTGGCTACAACGCTGCTACCGGCGAATGGGTGAACATGTTCGAAGCCGGAATCGTTGACCCTGCGAAGGTAACACGCTCCGCGCTGCAGAACGCAGCTTCCGTAGCTGCTATGTTCCTGACTACCGAAGCGGTGATCGCTGACAAGCCTGAGCCGGAAAAAGCCGGCGCTATGCCGGATATGGGCGGCATGGGCGGAATGGGCGGCATGATGTAA
- a CDS encoding ATP-binding protein, producing the protein MNPVLLDEIIYLAALPLLPALLHLYFKCFFRFRSQSRLRLVMLYLLYMTAQVLLHYSSLPGPILLAGNVGLILGLSLFYQGTLTWRLCTACFISAVIVLSDAAIPMRYTDTGYRLSLLLSKLLMLMLVLLLRRFVKGEARGQLTGWLWSVLFLCPVMSIAVLLELSGHLFFQRYPQLFPVVPVLLLAINLLVLLLMDRAMSAQAERSQRLLLEQQNSYYVNQYHRNKEFQEEALRFRHDFNHILLGLRARILSGEEPASRAELDALLGWSKTSGAYCDTGNPLIDSILDYKQREAAAAGIAMRLELKIPPGLVLDTAVISVILGNALDNALEAASQLSKEGGSERYIAVHMHYLNDSLFIRVQNPYSGTIRQGPRGELLTTKDDKRNHGIGLQNIRQTTLRAGGLFNLFYSGGLFELELVLFEIDRDCGVFLPGG; encoded by the coding sequence TTGAATCCTGTACTTCTGGATGAAATCATCTATCTCGCCGCACTTCCGCTGCTGCCCGCGCTGCTCCATCTGTACTTCAAATGCTTCTTCCGCTTCCGTTCACAATCCCGGCTGAGGCTGGTCATGCTCTACCTTCTGTATATGACCGCCCAGGTACTGCTGCATTACAGCTCACTGCCCGGGCCGATACTGTTGGCCGGCAATGTCGGGCTGATCCTGGGTCTGTCGCTGTTCTATCAGGGCACTCTGACGTGGCGGCTGTGTACGGCCTGCTTCATCTCAGCAGTAATTGTCCTCAGCGATGCTGCGATTCCAATGCGGTACACCGACACCGGCTACAGGCTAAGCCTGCTGCTCTCGAAGCTGCTGATGCTTATGCTGGTCCTGCTGCTGCGCCGCTTCGTCAAAGGGGAGGCACGGGGACAGCTGACCGGATGGCTGTGGTCTGTTCTTTTCCTCTGTCCTGTTATGAGTATTGCTGTGCTGCTTGAGTTATCCGGCCATCTCTTTTTTCAGCGCTACCCGCAATTGTTCCCTGTGGTCCCGGTCCTTCTGCTGGCCATTAACTTGCTGGTCCTGCTCCTCATGGACCGGGCGATGAGCGCCCAGGCTGAACGCAGCCAGCGGCTGCTGCTGGAGCAGCAGAACAGCTATTATGTGAACCAGTATCACCGGAACAAGGAATTCCAGGAGGAAGCACTCCGGTTCCGCCATGACTTCAACCATATCCTGCTTGGCCTGCGTGCCAGAATTCTCAGCGGTGAAGAACCTGCCTCCAGAGCTGAGCTGGACGCTCTGCTGGGCTGGAGCAAGACCTCAGGGGCTTACTGTGACACCGGGAATCCGCTCATCGATTCGATTCTGGATTACAAGCAGCGGGAGGCGGCGGCAGCAGGAATTGCCATGCGCCTGGAGCTGAAGATTCCACCCGGGCTGGTGCTGGATACGGCTGTCATCAGCGTAATTCTGGGCAATGCCCTGGATAATGCGCTGGAAGCGGCAAGCCAGTTGTCCAAGGAGGGAGGGAGCGAACGGTACATCGCGGTACATATGCATTACCTGAACGACAGCTTGTTCATACGCGTTCAGAATCCTTATTCCGGGACCATACGCCAAGGCCCGCGCGGCGAGCTTCTCACCACCAAAGACGATAAGCGTAACCACGGCATCGGGCTGCAGAATATCCGCCAGACGACGCTGCGCGCAGGCGGACTGTTTAATCTATTTTACAGCGGCGGTCTGTTTGAGCTGGAGCTGGTGCTTTTTGAGATAGACAGAGATTGCGGGGTATTCCTGCCGGGCGGCTGA
- a CDS encoding LytTR family DNA-binding domain-containing protein — protein MIRIAVCDDEPRAAGEAEVLLLETGQSLKEPVEVSVYYSGERFARALEDGQRFDIILMDIELGGLDGIAAGHLLRADDANDPAQLIFISSHEEYHLRLFDLRPSGFIKKPVDPEDFKRKLTGAIHKTIRTRQQGHTGFLAVQLKNGELRIPHRDIHYLESSIRRITVVTKQERLQYYGKLGEAAGKLPDSYFVRIHQSYIVNFYSIRAISATRILLITGCELPVSAKYSQAVRQAYLRFRGELA, from the coding sequence ATGATTCGTATTGCAGTATGTGATGATGAACCCCGTGCAGCCGGAGAAGCGGAAGTGCTGCTGCTGGAAACGGGACAAAGCCTGAAGGAGCCTGTAGAAGTCTCGGTCTATTATTCGGGAGAACGCTTCGCCCGCGCCCTTGAGGACGGGCAGAGGTTCGATATTATTCTGATGGATATTGAGCTGGGCGGGTTGGACGGCATTGCTGCGGGGCATCTGCTGCGGGCGGATGACGCCAATGATCCGGCACAGCTGATCTTCATTTCCAGCCATGAAGAGTACCATCTCCGGCTGTTCGACCTGCGGCCGTCCGGGTTCATTAAGAAGCCTGTAGACCCGGAGGACTTCAAGCGGAAGTTAACAGGAGCTATACATAAGACGATCCGGACCAGACAGCAGGGGCACACCGGCTTCCTGGCTGTGCAGCTGAAGAACGGGGAGCTGCGGATTCCCCACCGGGATATTCATTATCTGGAGAGCAGCATCAGGCGGATCACAGTGGTGACCAAGCAAGAACGGCTGCAATATTACGGGAAGCTGGGCGAGGCGGCAGGCAAGCTGCCGGACAGCTATTTTGTGCGGATTCATCAGTCCTATATTGTAAACTTCTATTCCATCAGAGCCATCAGCGCCACAAGGATTCTCCTCATCACCGGCTGTGAGCTGCCCGTCAGCGCCAAGTACAGCCAGGCTGTCCGCCAGGCGTATCTGCGCTTCAGGGGGGAGCTTGCTTGA
- a CDS encoding ABC transporter ATP-binding protein: MTATVFEAQGLTKKYASGYALDRLSMRIEAGDVYGFVGENGAGKTTLMRMIGGVVHPTAGIMELFGVQHKEGWRAARRRIGFLIEQPSLYPHLNAMENLGFYSRIFGIRDQDRSIEVLRTVGLDEAGGKKTREYSLGMRQRLGIAVALLNRPEFLVLDEPVNGLDPAGIVEVRRILEHLAHEQGVTMLISSHILSELQLLAGKYGFLHQGRLIQEITAAELQQSARAAICIKTSDPAAAADMLRRELHVEDVRINGAGEVELPRDAVSLEQLMPLLVQRGIPIDGLNLTAPNLEQYYLNLIGGRGR, from the coding sequence TTGACGGCAACGGTATTTGAGGCTCAGGGCTTAACGAAGAAATACGCTTCGGGGTATGCCCTGGACCGGCTCAGTATGAGAATTGAAGCGGGCGATGTATACGGGTTCGTAGGGGAGAACGGCGCAGGCAAAACAACGCTGATGCGAATGATCGGAGGCGTTGTGCATCCTACCGCCGGGATCATGGAATTGTTCGGAGTACAGCACAAAGAGGGCTGGAGGGCCGCCAGACGCCGGATCGGCTTCCTGATTGAGCAGCCTTCGCTCTACCCGCATTTGAATGCAATGGAGAATCTGGGCTTCTACAGCCGGATCTTCGGCATCAGGGATCAGGACCGGAGTATTGAGGTGCTGCGGACCGTAGGGCTTGATGAAGCGGGCGGCAAAAAGACCCGGGAATATTCGCTCGGGATGAGGCAGCGGCTGGGAATTGCCGTCGCTCTTCTGAACCGGCCGGAGTTCCTGGTGCTGGACGAGCCGGTGAACGGACTGGACCCGGCGGGAATTGTGGAGGTCAGACGCATCCTGGAGCATCTGGCCCATGAGCAGGGGGTGACGATGCTCATCTCCAGCCATATTCTCAGCGAGCTGCAATTGCTGGCCGGAAAATACGGCTTCCTACATCAAGGCAGGCTGATTCAGGAGATTACGGCTGCCGAGCTGCAGCAGTCTGCGCGGGCGGCAATCTGTATTAAGACATCAGATCCGGCTGCGGCGGCGGACATGCTGAGGCGGGAGCTGCATGTCGAAGATGTCCGTATCAACGGGGCCGGAGAGGTCGAACTTCCGCGTGATGCGGTGAGTCTGGAGCAGCTGATGCCGCTGCTGGTCCAGCGGGGCATTCCGATAGACGGACTGAACCTGACGGCCCCCAATCTGGAGCAATATTATCTGAATCTGATTGGGGGACGGGGAAGATGA
- the msrA gene encoding peptide-methionine (S)-S-oxide reductase MsrA, with the protein MVNDSKLALATFAGGCFWCMVKPFDELPGIESVVSGYTGGHTEHPTYAEVGTETTGHREAVQIVYNPELFPYERLLDIYWQLIDPTDNGGQFMDRGHSYTAAIYVHNEEQRRKAEESKEKLKASKRFKAPIVTEILPAVPFYPAETEHQHYYRTHPLDYKLYQKGSGRDDFTALHWNSRKDQQRLREQLTEQQYEVTQNKGMEPPYQNAYWDHDEPGIYTDIISGDPLFSSADKFDSGTGWPSFTGPVEEGLVRREADYSGGQVRTVLRSRLSGAYLGYVSYDGPEAGKPYYVINSAALRFIPKAELAGSGLERYLERLDREAGE; encoded by the coding sequence TTGGTTAACGATTCTAAGCTTGCGCTGGCAACGTTCGCCGGGGGCTGCTTCTGGTGTATGGTGAAGCCGTTCGACGAGCTGCCGGGCATCGAATCCGTGGTCTCGGGATATACGGGCGGACATACAGAGCATCCGACCTATGCTGAGGTGGGGACGGAGACCACCGGGCACCGCGAGGCGGTGCAGATCGTCTATAACCCGGAGCTGTTCCCCTACGAGCGGCTGCTCGACATCTATTGGCAGCTCATCGATCCGACCGATAACGGCGGGCAATTCATGGACCGGGGGCATTCCTATACGGCGGCAATCTATGTTCATAATGAAGAGCAGCGGAGGAAGGCAGAGGAGTCGAAGGAGAAGCTGAAGGCCAGCAAACGGTTCAAAGCGCCGATTGTGACAGAGATCCTGCCGGCTGTACCGTTCTACCCGGCGGAGACGGAGCATCAGCATTACTACCGGACCCATCCGCTGGATTACAAGCTGTACCAGAAAGGCTCAGGCCGCGATGACTTCACAGCGCTGCACTGGAACAGCCGCAAGGACCAGCAGCGGCTGCGGGAGCAGCTCACGGAGCAGCAATATGAGGTCACCCAGAACAAGGGCATGGAGCCTCCGTATCAGAATGCGTACTGGGATCATGATGAGCCAGGCATTTACACGGATATTATCAGCGGTGATCCGCTGTTCAGCTCGGCGGACAAGTTCGATTCCGGTACAGGCTGGCCCAGCTTCACCGGACCGGTGGAGGAGGGGCTGGTCCGGCGGGAGGCCGATTACAGCGGCGGGCAGGTGCGGACCGTGCTGCGCAGCAGATTGAGCGGAGCCTATCTGGGGTATGTAAGCTATGACGGCCCGGAGGCGGGGAAGCCTTATTACGTGATTAATTCTGCCGCGCTGCGGTTTATCCCCAAGGCTGAGCTTGCGGGCAGCGGTCTGGAACGGTATTTGGAACGGTTGGACCGCGAAGCCGGGGAGTAG
- a CDS encoding ZIP family metal transporter, translating into MAAALLGSFCSAMATVLGAIPILFVKRLSELWKDVLVAFTAGIMVSASTFGLMPQAIRESGMIALTLGLVTGVLLLDLIESHIPHIDVENKPGLSNLDSKALLVMVALFIHNIPEGLSTGFSYASEQTSLGPMVAIAIGAQNMPEGLILAVFLMNARATRRKALIIAALTGLMEMVSAVIGYFTASYVQNVVGYGLAFAAGAMLFIVYKELIPESHGHGYERPSTYSFIFGLLAMVYITLFFG; encoded by the coding sequence TTGGCAGCTGCACTTTTAGGCAGTTTTTGTTCTGCGATGGCCACCGTGCTGGGCGCGATTCCGATTCTGTTCGTCAAGCGGCTGTCCGAGCTGTGGAAGGATGTGCTGGTGGCTTTTACCGCCGGAATTATGGTCTCGGCCAGCACCTTCGGGCTGATGCCGCAGGCGATCAGGGAATCGGGCATGATTGCGCTGACCCTTGGACTGGTTACCGGCGTGCTGCTGCTGGATCTGATCGAGAGCCATATCCCGCATATTGATGTCGAGAACAAGCCCGGCCTCAGCAATCTGGATTCCAAAGCGCTGCTTGTGATGGTCGCGCTGTTCATCCACAACATTCCTGAAGGATTGAGCACAGGCTTCAGCTATGCCAGTGAGCAGACAAGCCTTGGTCCCATGGTGGCGATTGCCATCGGCGCGCAGAATATGCCGGAAGGACTGATTCTTGCCGTCTTCCTGATGAATGCCCGCGCCACCCGGCGCAAAGCCCTGATCATAGCAGCTCTGACCGGCCTGATGGAGATGGTGTCGGCTGTCATCGGGTATTTCACCGCCAGCTATGTGCAGAATGTGGTCGGATACGGCCTGGCCTTCGCAGCCGGAGCGATGCTCTTCATTGTGTATAAGGAGCTGATCCCGGAGAGCCATGGTCACGGCTATGAACGGCCTTCAACGTATTCATTCATCTTTGGTCTGCTGGCGATGGTGTATATTACATTGTTTTTTGGATAA
- a CDS encoding aldo/keto reductase, whose translation MKTNRLGASDLYVSAMGLGCMSLGTEEVQAAAIIHEALEQGVNFLDTADLYDEGRNEEIIGKAIRHRRSEVILATKVGNRRIPGREGWVWDASKTYIRSAVKESLRRLQTDYIDLYQLHGGTLEDNIDETIEAFEELKQEGVIRYYGISSIRPNVIREYVQRSGIVSVMSQYSILDRRPEESTLPLLAREGISLIARGPLASGILTEHGRSKAERAYLDYTAAGLQELHERLTGNAALTRPLNQTALQYPLADPAVAAVIPGASSLAQLRQNIASASTPSLSAQEVAAVRANSKANRYTLHV comes from the coding sequence ATGAAGACCAACCGTTTGGGAGCATCCGATCTATATGTAAGTGCTATGGGCCTTGGCTGCATGTCGCTAGGGACGGAAGAAGTACAGGCAGCCGCCATTATCCATGAAGCGCTGGAGCAGGGAGTGAACTTCCTGGACACCGCCGACCTCTATGATGAGGGGCGCAATGAGGAGATCATCGGCAAGGCCATCCGGCACCGCCGGTCAGAGGTCATTCTGGCCACCAAGGTAGGCAACCGCAGAATTCCCGGCCGGGAGGGCTGGGTGTGGGATGCGTCCAAGACCTATATCCGTTCGGCGGTGAAGGAGAGTCTGCGCAGGCTGCAGACCGATTATATCGATCTGTATCAGCTGCACGGAGGAACACTGGAGGACAATATCGATGAGACTATTGAGGCCTTCGAGGAACTGAAGCAGGAGGGAGTCATCCGGTATTACGGCATCTCTTCGATCCGGCCGAATGTCATCCGCGAATATGTACAGCGCTCCGGCATTGTCAGCGTCATGAGCCAATACAGCATTCTTGACCGCCGCCCGGAGGAGAGCACGCTTCCACTGCTGGCCCGCGAAGGAATCAGCCTGATTGCCCGGGGACCGCTGGCCAGCGGCATCCTGACTGAGCATGGCCGCAGCAAGGCGGAGCGGGCGTATCTTGACTATACGGCAGCCGGGCTTCAGGAGCTGCATGAGCGGCTGACGGGTAACGCTGCCCTTACCCGTCCCTTGAATCAGACAGCGCTGCAATATCCGCTGGCCGATCCTGCCGTAGCCGCTGTGATTCCGGGGGCGAGCAGCCTTGCGCAATTGCGGCAGAATATTGCATCAGCCAGCACACCGTCACTCTCTGCGCAAGAGGTTGCCGCGGTACGGGCGAACAGCAAGGCCAACCGGTATACCCTGCACGTCTAG
- a CDS encoding aldo/keto reductase encodes MYIASPERYDTMKYNRTGRSGLLLPAISLGLWHKFGGNDVYENGRAMVRRAFDLGITHFDLANNYGPPAGSAEESFGRMLKTDLAPYRDELIISSKAGYYMWPGPYGEWGSRKYLVSSLDQSLKRLGLDYVDIFYHHRPDPNTPLEETMSALDFLVRQGKALYVGISNYKPEEAREAAQILRRLGTPCLIHQPNYSMMSRWIEDGLQDVLEEEGIGTIAFSPLQKGILTDRYLNGIAADSRAAGPSVFLSEKELTPEVLAKVGKLNEIAAARGQKMSQLALSWVLRGGRVTSALIGASKVSQIEDAVASLNAPELSAEELEQIESILRG; translated from the coding sequence ATGTATATCGCCAGTCCTGAACGCTATGACACGATGAAATATAACCGCACCGGACGCAGCGGCCTGCTGCTCCCGGCCATCTCCCTCGGGCTGTGGCACAAATTCGGCGGCAATGATGTGTACGAGAACGGCCGTGCGATGGTCCGCCGGGCCTTTGACCTGGGGATCACCCACTTCGACCTGGCCAATAACTACGGCCCGCCTGCCGGCTCTGCGGAAGAGAGCTTCGGCCGGATGCTGAAGACGGACCTCGCGCCCTACCGCGATGAGCTGATTATCTCCAGCAAAGCCGGATACTACATGTGGCCCGGCCCTTACGGCGAATGGGGCTCCAGGAAGTATCTGGTGTCCAGCCTGGATCAGAGCCTGAAGCGGCTGGGGCTGGATTATGTCGATATCTTCTACCACCACCGCCCGGACCCGAACACACCGCTGGAAGAGACGATGTCCGCCCTCGATTTCCTGGTCCGCCAGGGCAAGGCGCTGTACGTCGGCATCTCGAACTACAAGCCGGAGGAAGCGCGGGAAGCGGCACAGATTCTCCGCCGCCTCGGCACCCCGTGCCTGATCCATCAGCCGAACTATTCGATGATGTCGCGCTGGATCGAGGACGGGCTGCAGGATGTGCTCGAAGAGGAAGGCATCGGCACCATCGCCTTCTCCCCGCTGCAGAAGGGCATCCTGACCGACCGTTACCTGAACGGCATCGCCGCCGATTCCCGTGCCGCCGGACCCAGCGTGTTCCTCTCCGAGAAGGAGCTTACGCCTGAGGTGCTGGCCAAGGTCGGCAAGCTGAATGAGATTGCGGCTGCGCGCGGACAGAAGATGTCGCAGCTCGCCTTGTCCTGGGTGCTGCGCGGAGGCAGAGTAACCTCTGCCCTGATCGGCGCAAGCAAGGTCAGCCAGATCGAAGATGCGGTGGCTTCGCTGAATGCGCCGGAGCTGAGCGCGGAAGAGCTGGAGCAGATTGAGAGCATTCTGCGCGGCTAA